Proteins from a genomic interval of Cupriavidus pauculus:
- a CDS encoding response regulator transcription factor, translating into MPAKTIRVALADDHPLVVTALRDCLQRTPGFQVKCECTNGSELIGALAQNPVDVAVTDFSMGHGDASLDGFNLLRRLTRLYPDTRIVIVSAQNNPGVIVRAMKLGARAFVSKEDDLDEIVRACIHVTVSHGNFYSPSIRAVLDGVASAAPNTELTLRELEVVRLYAQGFQLSEIANKLGRSVSTISSQKTVAMRKLNVQTNTDLIRYAYENGLI; encoded by the coding sequence ATGCCTGCAAAAACCATCCGGGTCGCACTGGCGGACGACCATCCGCTCGTCGTCACAGCCCTGCGCGACTGCCTTCAGCGCACACCGGGCTTCCAGGTCAAATGCGAATGCACGAACGGCAGCGAACTGATTGGCGCGCTGGCCCAGAATCCGGTGGATGTCGCGGTCACCGATTTCAGCATGGGGCACGGCGATGCCTCGCTTGACGGCTTCAACCTGCTGCGCCGGCTGACGCGGCTCTACCCCGATACGCGCATCGTGATCGTCAGCGCGCAGAACAACCCCGGCGTCATCGTGCGCGCCATGAAGCTCGGCGCCCGCGCCTTCGTCAGCAAGGAAGACGACCTCGACGAGATCGTCCGCGCCTGCATCCACGTGACGGTCAGCCACGGCAACTTCTACTCTCCCTCCATCCGGGCCGTGCTGGACGGCGTGGCCTCCGCCGCCCCCAATACCGAACTGACGCTGCGCGAACTGGAGGTGGTGCGCCTGTACGCGCAAGGCTTCCAGCTCAGCGAGATTGCCAACAAGCTGGGCCGGTCGGTCAGCACGATCTCCAGCCAGAAGACCGTGGCAATGCGCAAGCTCAACGTGCAGACCAATACGGACCTGATCCGCTACGCCTACGAGAATGGACTGATCTGA
- a CDS encoding ATP-binding protein, with amino-acid sequence MQQILDRTQESLAQAFASLARNARRQQHLYYATVGLLIAIVIVSGLLLAGLAAARHLDVRRGQIAQYVSTISLQLQSQASFLRRTALTIDYYLGASIDAPPDAALLAQVRQSGSARSADGRYVLLVPEATRREWGDALPRKVWQLQQIATATLTTQMAFQLDQRAYVVDPGGAYAILLSPSGFPAAQQPQAGEVAALRDSLVRHAGQSGSADAGPRWVGPVDDPTVHGPAVIAVLGARAGATGALPLAAVSLPAASFLASLERPDMPAVLWLRNRDNAIIDVSPTVKPAVAARVLQHAGDSTSDAPALTRDGLLLVQPLKPDFGSLVYFLPYGTLFGSIATELAVILGAGLLLIAGIVLTARYWDIHLLRRSHAEAARALESETISHILVSATPVGLCIVRQQDESILTSNAVADQLLGHGQGARMPAHIMDALRRRAPADRQPAASITQVTVPAAFAPAESATQFLQVTCAPATYRDEAVLFCAVQDITAQHQLESQLRTARETAESMMRARSNFFASMSHEIRTPLNALLGNIELLTRADGLAPHAARLRALQVASEGLQRIVNDILDFSKIDAGEMKLVNEPFRPIADLESLAMSYAPMVQDKPVRFYVHLSPSLDTMVVGDRTRIAQIVNNLLSNAFKFTSCGKITLSAEMTTDTQERSVLVCRVRDSGIGMPPALVARIFHPFVQGEASTSARYGGTGLGLSICARLTELMNGHITVESVEGVGTAFTMAVPLGAAAAALPAPEPVARGTRAMVLCQETESGTVLQAWLERAGWRVDTFHRFDTAQAWLRANRPHILVVTGEYGRDTLDTLRRQHPANVVWVTRDGPEQPAARGDGVYEVSTFSHDAILAGTLAALNDEAAPALTAADAAPVAPARDPALPRRSILVAEDNVLNQMLVAEQLDTLGWDPVVVGDGRQALSTLEHARFDAVLTDIHMPVMDGYALLGAIRAAHPSLPVLAFSAVTTSDQAEDWRARGFAGHVAKPASLKALEQALQAIPAPVESPDLADYADPADDDPPIPPAELARYRGILRQHLLADEPELADILLRHDPVALQHWAHRSAGAFLIVAEHDTVALCRAVEALCEQEQGWSEAIAEAGGALHAAVLAFQQDGAGDPAGGGVPAATAP; translated from the coding sequence ATGCAGCAGATTCTCGACCGCACGCAGGAATCCCTTGCGCAAGCCTTTGCCTCCCTCGCCCGCAACGCCCGCCGCCAGCAGCACCTCTACTACGCCACGGTCGGCCTGCTGATCGCCATCGTCATCGTGTCCGGCCTGCTGCTGGCCGGGCTGGCAGCGGCGCGGCACCTCGACGTCCGGCGCGGGCAGATCGCGCAGTACGTCAGCACGATTTCGTTGCAGTTACAGAGCCAGGCATCGTTCCTGCGCCGCACGGCGCTGACGATCGACTACTACCTGGGCGCCAGCATCGACGCGCCGCCGGACGCGGCCCTGCTGGCGCAGGTGCGGCAGTCGGGCTCGGCACGGTCGGCCGATGGCCGATACGTGCTGCTGGTGCCCGAGGCCACGCGCCGCGAATGGGGCGACGCGCTGCCGCGCAAGGTCTGGCAGCTCCAGCAGATCGCCACGGCCACGCTGACGACGCAAATGGCGTTCCAGCTCGACCAGCGCGCCTATGTCGTCGATCCCGGCGGGGCGTACGCGATCCTGCTGTCGCCGTCCGGCTTTCCGGCAGCGCAACAGCCGCAGGCCGGCGAGGTAGCCGCCTTGCGCGACAGCCTGGTGCGGCACGCCGGCCAGTCGGGCAGCGCCGATGCCGGTCCGCGCTGGGTCGGTCCGGTCGACGATCCGACGGTACACGGGCCCGCCGTGATCGCCGTGCTGGGCGCGCGGGCCGGCGCGACCGGTGCGCTGCCGCTGGCCGCCGTCAGCCTGCCCGCCGCGTCGTTCCTGGCGAGCCTGGAACGGCCGGACATGCCTGCCGTCCTGTGGCTGCGGAACCGCGACAACGCCATCATCGACGTCTCGCCGACCGTGAAGCCCGCCGTGGCGGCGCGTGTGCTGCAACATGCGGGCGACTCGACATCGGACGCGCCCGCGCTGACCCGCGACGGCCTGCTGCTCGTGCAGCCGCTCAAGCCGGACTTCGGCTCCCTCGTCTATTTCCTGCCCTATGGCACGCTGTTCGGATCGATTGCCACGGAACTGGCCGTGATCCTCGGCGCGGGGCTGCTGCTGATCGCCGGCATCGTGCTGACGGCGCGCTACTGGGACATCCACCTGCTGCGGCGCAGCCACGCCGAAGCCGCGCGGGCGCTGGAAAGCGAGACGATCAGCCATATCCTGGTCAGTGCCACGCCGGTGGGCCTGTGCATCGTGCGGCAGCAGGACGAATCGATCCTGACGTCGAACGCGGTGGCCGATCAGTTGCTGGGCCACGGCCAGGGCGCGCGCATGCCGGCCCACATCATGGATGCGCTGCGGCGCCGCGCGCCGGCGGACAGGCAGCCGGCGGCGTCGATCACGCAGGTGACCGTGCCCGCTGCGTTCGCGCCGGCCGAATCGGCCACCCAGTTCCTGCAGGTGACCTGCGCCCCGGCCACGTACCGGGACGAGGCGGTGCTGTTCTGCGCCGTCCAGGACATCACCGCGCAGCACCAGCTCGAATCGCAGCTACGCACGGCGCGTGAGACGGCCGAGTCGATGATGCGGGCGCGGTCGAACTTCTTTGCGTCGATGAGCCACGAGATCCGCACGCCGCTGAACGCGCTGCTGGGCAATATCGAACTGCTGACGCGCGCCGACGGCCTGGCACCCCACGCGGCGCGGCTGCGGGCGCTGCAGGTGGCCTCAGAAGGGCTGCAGCGCATCGTCAATGACATCCTCGATTTCTCGAAGATCGATGCCGGCGAGATGAAGCTGGTCAACGAGCCGTTCCGGCCCATCGCCGACCTGGAAAGCCTGGCGATGTCGTACGCGCCGATGGTGCAGGACAAGCCGGTGCGCTTCTACGTGCATCTGTCGCCGTCGCTGGACACGATGGTGGTGGGAGACCGCACGCGCATCGCGCAGATCGTCAACAACCTGCTCAGCAACGCGTTCAAGTTCACGTCGTGCGGCAAGATCACGCTGAGCGCGGAGATGACCACGGACACGCAGGAGCGCAGCGTGCTGGTCTGCCGCGTGCGCGATTCCGGCATCGGCATGCCGCCGGCGCTGGTGGCGCGCATCTTCCACCCGTTCGTGCAGGGCGAGGCCAGTACGTCGGCGCGCTATGGCGGCACGGGCCTGGGCCTGTCGATCTGCGCGCGGCTAACGGAGCTGATGAACGGGCATATCACCGTGGAGAGCGTGGAAGGCGTGGGTACCGCGTTCACGATGGCCGTGCCGCTGGGGGCCGCCGCCGCGGCGCTGCCGGCGCCCGAGCCGGTGGCGCGGGGCACGCGCGCGATGGTGCTGTGCCAGGAAACCGAATCTGGGACCGTGCTGCAGGCCTGGCTGGAGCGCGCGGGCTGGCGGGTCGATACGTTCCACCGGTTCGACACCGCGCAGGCATGGCTGCGCGCCAACCGGCCCCACATCCTCGTGGTCACGGGCGAGTACGGGCGCGACACGCTCGACACACTGCGTCGGCAGCATCCGGCCAACGTGGTCTGGGTGACGCGCGACGGCCCGGAACAACCCGCGGCGCGCGGCGATGGCGTCTACGAGGTGTCGACGTTCAGCCATGACGCGATCCTGGCCGGCACCCTCGCGGCGCTGAACGACGAGGCGGCACCGGCCCTGACGGCGGCGGACGCGGCGCCGGTGGCGCCCGCCCGCGATCCCGCCCTGCCCCGCCGCAGCATCCTGGTGGCCGAGGACAACGTGCTGAACCAGATGCTGGTGGCGGAACAGCTCGACACGCTGGGCTGGGACCCGGTGGTCGTCGGCGATGGCCGGCAGGCGCTGTCGACGCTGGAGCACGCCCGGTTCGACGCCGTGCTGACCGACATCCACATGCCGGTGATGGATGGCTATGCGCTGCTGGGCGCGATACGGGCCGCGCATCCGTCGCTGCCGGTGCTGGCGTTCAGCGCCGTGACGACCAGCGATCAGGCCGAGGACTGGCGCGCTCGCGGGTTCGCCGGGCATGTCGCCAAACCCGCGTCGCTCAAGGCGCTGGAACAGGCGCTGCAGGCCATCCCGGCCCCGGTGGAATCCCCCGACCTTGCCGACTACGCCGACCCGGCCGACGATGACCCGCCGATCCCGCCCGCCGAACTGGCCCGCTACCGGGGCATCCTGCGCCAGCATCTGCTGGCCGACGAGCCGGAGCTGGCCGACATCCTGCTGCGGCACGATCCGGTGGCGCTGCAGCATTGGGCGCACCGCTCGGCGGGCGCGTTCCTGATCGTCGCGGAGCACGACACCGTGGCGCTGTGCCGGGCCGTGGAGGCGCTGTGCGAGCAGGAGCAGGGCTGGTCGGAAGCCATCGCGGAGGCCGGCGGCGCGCTGCATGCGGCCGTGCTGGCGTTCCAGCAGGACGGCGCCGGCGATCCGGCCGGTGGCGGGGTGCCGGCGGCCACGGCGCCGTAG
- a CDS encoding MFS transporter, which produces MQSHQGLPRPQRTWAILTVFCGLIMAVLDGSIANIALPSISRELQSDPARTIWVVNAYQLTVTVCLLPLSSLGDILGYKRVYRVGLATFLVGSLLCAISVNLPMLVAARVIQGIGGAGIMSVNTALVRVIYPPTRLGRGIGLNALVVGVTIAVGPSLGALILGIASWPWLFAVNVPVALFALTLARRALPETPPQPRAFDYPSAVLSAVVIGMFILGVDALGHAPLRIAGGCGLVLALALGWVLVRRQQGQAAPLVPVDLFASRAFTLAVATSFCSFMTQMLAFVALPFYLEYQLGRSLQETGLLITPWPLMVAVMAALSGRLSDRYPASVLAGGGLLMLGAGLVSLAILGPDASSLDIAWRTALCGTGFGFFQSPNNRAMISATPHERSGGASGAQATTRLLGQTTGTAVVALLFSLDRAGAARTALYVAAAVASVGALVSLSRLRQR; this is translated from the coding sequence ATGCAGTCCCATCAAGGTCTTCCGCGCCCCCAGCGTACCTGGGCCATCCTGACAGTGTTTTGCGGCCTGATCATGGCCGTGCTGGACGGATCGATCGCCAACATCGCCCTGCCGTCCATCTCCCGGGAACTCCAAAGCGACCCGGCGCGGACGATCTGGGTCGTCAACGCCTATCAACTGACCGTCACGGTCTGCCTGCTGCCGCTGTCCTCGCTTGGCGACATCCTCGGCTACAAGCGCGTGTATCGCGTGGGGCTGGCCACGTTCCTGGTTGGGTCGCTGCTCTGCGCGATCTCGGTCAACCTGCCGATGCTGGTGGCGGCGCGGGTGATCCAGGGCATCGGCGGGGCCGGCATCATGAGCGTCAACACCGCGCTGGTACGGGTCATCTACCCGCCAACGCGCCTGGGGCGCGGCATCGGCCTGAACGCACTGGTGGTGGGGGTGACGATTGCCGTGGGGCCGTCGCTGGGCGCGCTGATCCTGGGCATTGCCAGCTGGCCGTGGCTGTTTGCGGTGAACGTGCCCGTGGCGCTGTTCGCGCTGACGCTGGCGCGCCGGGCGCTGCCCGAGACGCCGCCGCAGCCGCGCGCATTCGACTATCCGAGCGCGGTGCTGTCCGCAGTGGTCATCGGCATGTTCATCCTGGGCGTCGACGCGCTGGGCCACGCGCCGCTGCGCATTGCCGGCGGCTGCGGACTGGTGCTGGCCCTGGCGCTGGGCTGGGTCCTGGTGCGCCGCCAGCAGGGCCAGGCCGCCCCGCTGGTGCCGGTGGACCTGTTCGCCAGCCGCGCATTCACGCTGGCCGTTGCCACGTCGTTCTGCTCGTTCATGACCCAGATGCTGGCGTTCGTGGCGTTGCCGTTCTATCTCGAATACCAGCTGGGGCGCAGCCTGCAGGAGACCGGCCTGCTGATCACGCCGTGGCCGCTGATGGTGGCGGTGATGGCCGCGCTGTCGGGCCGGCTTTCCGACCGCTATCCGGCCAGTGTGCTGGCCGGCGGCGGGCTACTGATGCTGGGCGCCGGACTCGTGAGCCTGGCGATACTCGGGCCGGACGCGTCGAGCCTGGACATTGCCTGGCGCACCGCGCTGTGCGGCACCGGCTTCGGGTTCTTCCAGTCGCCCAACAACCGGGCGATGATCAGCGCCACGCCCCACGAGCGCAGCGGCGGCGCCAGCGGCGCGCAGGCCACGACCCGGCTGCTGGGGCAGACCACGGGTACGGCCGTGGTGGCGCTGCTGTTCAGCCTGGACCGCGCCGGCGCGGCCCGCACGGCGCTGTACGTGGCGGCTGCCGTGGCGTCGGTCGGCGCGCTGGTCAGCCTGAGCCGGCTGCGCCAGCGATAA